In the genome of Streptomyces racemochromogenes, one region contains:
- a CDS encoding serine/threonine-protein kinase has protein sequence MGPFRVLGVLGEGGMGRVLLGAAPDGRLVAVKQVLARFADDDGFRARFRREVAASRKVSGAYTAAVMEADADARTPWLASVFVSGPSLGAAVEAVGALPEETVRRLAAGLASALAEIHRAGLVHRDLKPENVLLAEDGVRVIDLGIARAAESGADTRLTHTGLVIGSPPFMSPEQAEGRELTPASDVFSLGSVLFLAATGRKPFAGSSTLMTLYDVVHAEPDLAAVPAGLRLAVERCLAKDPAARPAPAELLGLLGPVVPAGRLPWPPAVHRMIAEQGTAIDRLLGAAAGGAVRPAEPEAPAPVAGPVPAEPPARRQDPAPGRARAAAPGGTQDPYADPGRGGDRGPAGDAATDPDSVGDRGPAGDAATVAAVPGRAAGEPRPTLVHLPDEPPVAVGAPAPGADGRPGRRSVLRVAGPLLGALALVAAGAGVWAYGQQPGGWWGEKVHTKLSRCDSAGAKLPLPAGVDRAPTLDTVLPERGAGPTTSVRCYWFGGGKPRVIAEWALKLDGVGGRDGPEEQRERLASDRRTVEAAVRPVEQTKVGLGDETLWKDSCELVVRDGNLRLSVWSGSGSDSGESTPSGNGSGASESPAAPPECRSEVVAIARAALAAVPAD, from the coding sequence ACGACGGGTTCCGGGCCCGGTTCCGGCGGGAGGTCGCGGCGTCCCGCAAGGTCTCGGGGGCCTATACGGCGGCCGTGATGGAGGCCGACGCGGACGCGCGTACCCCTTGGCTGGCCTCGGTGTTCGTCTCCGGGCCCTCGCTGGGGGCGGCCGTCGAGGCGGTCGGGGCGCTGCCCGAGGAGACCGTACGCCGCCTCGCGGCCGGGCTGGCGTCGGCCCTCGCGGAGATCCACCGGGCGGGTCTGGTGCACCGGGACCTGAAGCCCGAGAACGTACTGCTCGCCGAGGACGGGGTCCGGGTGATCGACCTGGGCATCGCGCGGGCGGCCGAGAGCGGGGCCGACACCCGGCTGACGCACACGGGTCTGGTGATCGGCTCGCCGCCGTTCATGTCGCCCGAGCAGGCCGAGGGGCGGGAACTGACCCCGGCGAGCGACGTGTTCTCGCTGGGTTCGGTGCTGTTCCTGGCCGCCACGGGACGCAAGCCGTTCGCGGGCTCGTCGACCCTCATGACCCTGTACGACGTGGTGCACGCGGAGCCGGACCTGGCCGCGGTCCCGGCGGGGCTGCGGCTCGCGGTGGAGCGCTGCCTGGCCAAGGACCCCGCCGCCCGCCCGGCCCCGGCGGAGCTGCTGGGCCTCCTCGGGCCGGTGGTCCCGGCGGGCCGCCTGCCGTGGCCTCCGGCGGTGCACCGGATGATCGCCGAGCAGGGCACCGCCATCGACCGTCTGCTGGGCGCCGCCGCCGGGGGCGCGGTCCGCCCGGCCGAGCCGGAGGCGCCGGCGCCGGTCGCGGGCCCCGTGCCCGCGGAGCCCCCGGCCCGGCGGCAGGACCCGGCCCCGGGCCGGGCGCGCGCGGCGGCGCCGGGCGGGACGCAGGACCCGTACGCGGACCCGGGCCGGGGCGGGGACCGCGGCCCGGCCGGGGATGCGGCCACGGACCCGGACTCGGTCGGGGATCGCGGCCCGGCCGGGGACGCGGCGACGGTCGCGGCCGTTCCAGGGCGTGCCGCCGGGGAACCCCGGCCGACGCTCGTCCACCTTCCGGACGAACCGCCCGTCGCCGTGGGAGCCCCGGCTCCAGGGGCGGACGGGCGGCCCGGGCGCCGGAGCGTGCTGCGCGTGGCCGGTCCGCTGCTGGGGGCCCTCGCCCTGGTGGCGGCCGGTGCCGGGGTGTGGGCGTACGGGCAGCAGCCCGGGGGGTGGTGGGGGGAGAAGGTGCACACGAAGCTGAGCCGCTGCGACAGCGCGGGCGCCAAGCTGCCGCTGCCGGCCGGGGTGGACCGGGCGCCGACGCTGGACACCGTCCTGCCGGAACGCGGGGCCGGGCCCACCACCTCGGTGCGCTGCTACTGGTTCGGCGGGGGGAAGCCCCGCGTCATCGCGGAGTGGGCCCTGAAGCTCGACGGCGTGGGCGGCCGCGACGGGCCGGAGGAGCAGCGCGAGCGCCTCGCCTCGGACCGGCGGACGGTGGAGGCGGCCGTGCGCCCGGTGGAGCAGACGAAGGTGGGGCTCGGCGACGAGACGCTGTGGAAGGACAGCTGTGAGCTCGTGGTCCGCGACGGGAACCTGAGGCTCTCCGTGTGGAGCGGAAGCGGAAGCGACTCGGGTGAGAGCACGCCGTCCGGGAACGGGTCCGGCGCAAGCGAGTCGCCCGCCGCGCCGCCGGAGTGCCGCTCGGAGGTCGTGGCGATCGCCCGCGCCGCCCTCGCGGCCGTGCCGGCCGACTGA